ATGCGACTTACCTGTCGCAAGCAGGGCATGTGGGCGCTGCTCGACCACCGCATCACCCGCGCCTCCAGCCCCACCGGGCGGGCCGCCTCCTCGTACACCAAAAAGCCCCTCCGGGCGTCAGTCGTACTCCTCAATCCCGCTTCGACGAGACCGCTTTCGCCTCCAGCCACATGTTGGTCGACCGTCCAAGACGCTGCGATACACTACTGATACGTATTTCGATCTCACGGAGGAAAGCGGACTGTATGTCTCGCATGGCGGCGAAGGACCGACGGGAAGAGCTGATCGCAGCGGCGTTCCGAGTCATGGTCCGCGACGGAGTTACAAAAGCGACAACGCGCGCAATCGTCAATGAAGCGAAAATGCCCTTGGGTGTTTTCCATTACTGCTTCAAATCTCGAGAAGAACTCCTTCAGGAGGTCCTTGCCCGCTTCACGGACAGGAGCACCGAAGCGGCACGGAAGGCCTTCCAGGAGGGCGGCGACCTGAGCACAAGGATTTCCAAAAGTCTGGGGGCTTTCTGGGACGGCGTGGAACTTTTCCCGGGAGAGCACCAAGTGAGCTATGAGCTCACGCATTACGCCTTGCGGCAGGCTGGATTCGAGGAGTTGGCTCGCCAGCAATATCAGAGTTACTTGGAAGCCCATCAGGGGCTCCTTGCAGAAGCCGCCAAGAACGAGGGGATCCGTTGGACTGTTCCTGTTCAGGTCCTCGCACGCTATCTCAACGCGGTATTGGACGGTCTCACACTGTGCTGGCTGGTCGACCGCAACAGTGAGGACAGCCGAGAGGTTCTCCGTCTGACCGGCGAACATCTGCTGACCTTCGTCGGCAAGAAGGAGTAGCTGCAGGCTCAGGGTTCTCGGGTGGCGGCGCGCTCCGGTTCGCACCACTACCGGTGAGCGCCGCCGCTTCGGTACCGGCCGCGGCGGCCCACTTCGCCGAACACGGGCAGGAATTGGCCGGTGGTGTGCAGCCGGTATTTCAGTCGAACAGGTCGGGCTGTTCCGCGGTGATCTGGTCCCACAGCGGCCGGAACTGGAACCAGCCGGGCAGCGCGCCGGAGATCTGCGCACGGACCGTCCGCGCCGCGTCGGCGTCGATGACCTTGGGCGTTCCGGCGGCCATGGCCAGGAGTTGGGCCTGACAGGAGCGTTCCATGGTGATGAAGTACCAGACGGCTTCGGCGACAGACGCGCCGACCGTGAGCAGTCCGTGGTTCTGCAGGACAACGGCCTTGCCACTACCCAGAGCCAGACCGATGCGCCGGCCTTCCTCGGTGTCGTTGACCACGCCCCGGTAGTCGGAGTAGACGCCGTGGTCCTCGAAGAACGCACAGGCGTCCTGGGTGATGGGTTCCAGGCGGACGCCGAGGCTGGAGAATGCCTTGCCGTGGAGGGAGTGGGTGTGTGCGGCCGCGACCACGTCCGGCCTGGCGCGGTGCACCTCGGAGTGGATGCAGAACGCGGCGTTGTTGACGGGGCGCTTGCCTTCCAGGAGCCTGCCGTTGTGGTCGACGAGGATCAGGTCCGAGACGCGTATCTGGCTGAACGACATGCCGAAGGGATTGACCCAGAAGGCTGAGGGGTTCTCGGGGTCGCGGGCCGTGATGTGCCCGGCCACGCCCTCGGAGAATCCGAAGCGAGCGAAAAGCCGGAAGGCCGCGGCGAGTTCCTGCTTTCGGACCCGGCGTTCCTCCTCGATGCTCAGGTCGTGGCGCGGCAGCGGCAGGTGGACGCCTTCGGGCATGGCGCCGATGGAGGCGTGCGGTGGTGCGGCGGGGGTCACGGTCATGGGTGCGGTCCTCTCGTGATGCGATGGCCGGGCGATGCGCGCTACTTGTTGCGATGACCTCGGCGGGTGCCGTACATGACGTCCACCAGGCGCAGGATGAACCGGTAGGCCGAGGGGTTATACGGGATCATGTGCATGTCCCGGCGCAGCGGGAACCGGTTGGCGCTGATCGCCTGGAGCTTGGTGTACTTGCGGATGCCTTCGGCGCCATGGCGGACGCCGAGACCGGAATTCTTCCAACCGCCCATGGGCAGGCCGAGGGCCATGTAGTTGGTCTGGGCGTCGTTGATGGTGACGCAGCCGGCCTCGAGTCGCTCCGCCAGACGGCGAGCGTGCTTGATGTTCGATCCGATGATCGAGGCCTGGAGCCCGTAGGAGCTGTCGTTGACCAGGCGGACGGCCTCCTCCACGTCGGCGACCTTCATCACCGGCAAGGTGGGACCGAAGGTCTCCTCGCGCATGCACTTCATCGTGTGGTCGACGTCGACGAGCAATGTGGGCTCGAAGAACCGGCCGGGTCCCGGCGTGGTGTGGCCTCCCGCGAGGATGCGTGCACCCTTGCTTACGGCGTCGTTGACATGGTCTTCGACGGTGGACAGTTGGGGAGGGAAGGTCACGGCTCCCACGTCGACGCTGCCCAAACCGGCCGGTTTGCCCGAGGTGACCTGCTGGAAACGTTCGCGCAGCAGGTCGACGTACGCGTCGTAGACGGGCTCCTCTACGTATACGCGCTCCACCGAGGTACACATCTGGCCCCCGTTGGACAGGGCCCCCTGGATCGTGACGCTCACGGCCCGTTCCAGGGGGGCGTCGGCGAGGACGATGAGGGCGTCCTTGCCGCCGAGCTCCAGTGAGCAGGGGATGAGTCGCTCGCCCGCCCTCGCCGCGACCAGCCGGCCCGTCTTCGTCGATCCGGTGAACATCACGAAGTCTGCGGTGTCCACCAGCGCCTGGCCCGTGGCGCCCGCGCCGGTGACGACCTGGAAGACATTCCCGGGCCAGCCGCACTCGCGGGCCATCCTCTCCATGAGCAGCGCGGTCAACGGCGTGTGCTCGGACGGCTTGAGAACGACCGCGTTGCCGGCGGCCAGGGCCGGTATGACGTCCCCGAACGTATTGAGCAGCGGATTGTTCCACGGACCGATCACCCCGACCACTCCGAGCGGCACCCGGCGGGTGTACATGCTTCGTCCGAGGACGAACGGTGACGAGGAGCGGATCTTCGTCTGCGCAAGGAGCCGCTGCGCCTGCCTCGCCCAGTAGGCGAAGGCACTGGCGCAGTAGACGATCTCGGCGATCGCGTCCTCCTGCGCCTTGCCGTTCTCCTCGACGATGCAGTCGGTGATCTCTTGCCGGTGGGAGAGCAACCATCGACGAGCGCGCGCGAAGAAGTCCGCACGTGACCGGACGTCCAGTTCTGCCCAGCCCGGCTGTGCCTGCCGGGCCCGGCCGATCGCCTGCGCCACCTCTTGTGCCGTCGCGTCGGGGACGTGGCCGACCACCGCCCCGGTGGCCGGATTGTCCACCGCGATGCGTGCACCTGCCGGGGTGCCGTCTGCTTTGAGGGTCTGGGCCACCGAAACTCCCGTCGGAACGTTGACTTCTCTTGGTCCAGGATGAGACGGTCGCTCGTACAAGTCAAGCGTCTTGTACAAGTGTCCAAGTCATGGTTGCGGTGGATGAAGAGCCTCCGTCAGCCGGTCGCTTAGGGAGTGGCTGAATGCAAAGGGCGGCAGTGCTCGCGTTGAGCGGCCTCGGTGTTCCGGAGTCCCTGCGCTGGCACGAGGGAGCTTTGTGGTTCTCCGATCTGGCGCACGGCACGGTGCATCGCTGGGACGGCAGGGGGGAGCCGGAGACGGTCTTGAAGGTTCCGGGCCGGGCCGGCGGGCTCGGCTGGCTTCCCGACGGCCGTCTGCTCGTGGCGTCCATGGACGAGGGCCGCGTGTACCGGCTGGAAGCGGACAACGCGTTGGTCGAGCACGCCGACCTGCGCCACCTCGTCGGCGGTCCGGTCAACGACATGCTCGTCGACCTTCAAGGGCGGGCGTATGTCGGAAACTTCGGTTTCGACTACCACGCCTTCTCGCGTAAGCATCCGAACTCTTTGCTCTACGCACCTCCCGGGCCTCCGAAGGCCCCGATCGCATGTCTGGCTCCGGACGGGAGTCTGCTCGGTCTGACGGAGCCGCTGCTGTTTCCCAACGGCACTCTCCTCACGGCCGACGGCACGGCCTTGGTGGTGGCCGAAACGCTGGCTATGCGGCTCACTCGCCTTTCCGTCAACGCCGACGGCACGCTTGCAGACCCACGGCCCTGGGCCGCGCTGATCTCACCGATCCTGTGGCGCCTGGTGAACCATCCGGGGCTGCCCGGACGCATCACCCGCAGGATTTCCGCACTCCTGGATCATCCCTCCCTAGCCAAGCGTTCCGCGGCACCCGTCGCACCGGACGGCATCGCGTGGGACATCGACGGCGAGACGATCTGGGTGGCGAACGCCCTGCGTGGCGAATGCGTGCGCGTGGCGGAGGGCGGCCGGGTCCTCAACCGAGTGGCGACGAGCCAGCACACCCTCAGCTGCCTGGTGGCCGGGCACGACGGCCGCACTCTTTTCGCTGCCACGGTGCCGACGGACGATCCCGTCCGCGCCGCCGCCCTCAACGGCGGCCGCATCGAAATGTTGCGGCTGTGACGCATCCATTGACGAACGACGCCGACCTGACGTAGTCGAAGGAGTTTGTGGCCATGGGCCCAGTAATCGAGCAGGAGAAGGTCGTCCTCGTGACCGGCGCGGCCAACGGCATCGGGGCCGCCGTCGCGGAACTCGCCATCACGCGCAGCCATCGGGTGGTGCTGAGCGACGTCGACGAAGTGGCTGTTCTCGACCGCGCCCGCAGCCTGGGCCCCCGGGCTGCGGCCTGCGTGCTGGACATTCGCAGTTCCGAAGGCTGGGCCAGGGCCTTCGAGGCTGCGGAAGCCGCCTTCGGCGGCGTCGACGTACTGGTCAACAACGCAGGCATCACCCACACCGGAGTCGCACGCGACCTCCGGCCCCAACAGCACCGTGACATCGTCGAGGTGAACCTACTCGGCACCATCACCGGTGTCTGCACGGCGCTCGAGCGGATGACCGCACAGGGCCACGGTCACATCATCAACGTCTGCAGCATGACCTCGTTCCTGCCACTGCCTGGCTACGCCACCTACTGCGCCACGAAGTACGGTCTGCGGGCCTTTCACCACAGCGTCGCCATCGAGGAGCGCAACGGGCCACTGGACTTCACCATCATCCATCCGCCGTCCACCCGGACGGGCATGCTCGACCAGGAAATGGCCGACCCGTCCTGCGCCATCTCCTTCGCGGAGAGGTCCTACGCCCCGCAGGAGATCGCCCGGGCCGTCGTCGACGCCATCGTCACCAAACCGGTCGAGGTGGTCTTCCCGCCCCTGGCAGGCCGGGTCCAGAGGGTCGCCGGTGTCTTCCCCCGGCTGATGCGCCGTGTCATCCCCATCGCCGAAGCCAGGGGACGGCGGCAGCGGGAGCGCCTCCTGCCCCAGCCGGGGACGGACCGATGAGGACCACCGGCGCCGTCGGCCGATCCGTCTGACCTCCCGAGACCATCGCCCCACCCGATCACCGCCATTACGGCCGGTGATGTGAATTCCCCAGAAAGGATACGGATGTGAGTACGCACCTGGCGTCCCGGCCGGACGTGAAGAAGGCCGCCTCCGCCGGTGCCGGCCCGAGCGAGGTCCGGATGGCACAGCTGAACCGAGCGACGGAGCATCTCGATCCACCCTTCGCCGTGGTGGACCTCGACGCCTTCGACACCAACGCTGCGGATTTGGCCCGCCGGGCGGCGGGCCAGGCGACCATCCGCCTGGCCAGCAAATCGGTCCGCAGCCGTACGCTGATCCGCCGGGCCGTCCGGCAGCAGGGATACCAGGGCATTCTCGCCTTCACCCTGCCCGAGGCGCTGTGGCTGGTCGAGGAGCACCCGGACGTGGTCGTCGGATACCCGACGACGGACCGCACCGCGCTCAAACGACTCGCAGCAGACGAGCGGTCGGCCTCCCGCATCACCCTCATGATTGATTCCACCAGTCAACTGGACTTCATCGACGAGGTGGTGGGCACCTCCCGGCCCGCCATCCGCGTCTGCATCGATCTGGACGCCTCACTGGAACTAGCCGGCGGCCGCCTCCACCTGGGCCCGTACCGCTCCCCGGTGCATACCCCACGGCAAGCGGCGGCACTCGCCCGCGCCATCCAGGACCGCGCCGGATTCCACCTGGCCGGGGTCATGTCCTACGAGGGCCAGATCGCCGGACTCGGCGACAACCAGCCCGGCCCCCTCCTCAAACGAGCCGCGATCCGCACCATGCAG
This is a stretch of genomic DNA from Streptomyces sp. TG1A-8. It encodes these proteins:
- a CDS encoding amino acid deaminase/aldolase, translating into MSTHLASRPDVKKAASAGAGPSEVRMAQLNRATEHLDPPFAVVDLDAFDTNAADLARRAAGQATIRLASKSVRSRTLIRRAVRQQGYQGILAFTLPEALWLVEEHPDVVVGYPTTDRTALKRLAADERSASRITLMIDSTSQLDFIDEVVGTSRPAIRVCIDLDASLELAGGRLHLGPYRSPVHTPRQAAALARAIQDRAGFHLAGVMSYEGQIAGLGDNQPGPLLKRAAIRTMQRLSANELADRRAAAVAAVEAVAPLEFVNGGGTGSIEQTAAEHVITEIGAGSGLYGPGLFDFYRRFRPRPAAYFVMSVVRRPSAKIATVLGGGWIASGPPGLDRQPVLSWPRGLRMNPMEGAGEVQTPVLGTAAHALRLGDHVWFRHAKAGELCERTNTLHLVSGTEIVEQVTTYRGEGHAFL
- a CDS encoding succinic semialdehyde dehydrogenase, which translates into the protein MAQTLKADGTPAGARIAVDNPATGAVVGHVPDATAQEVAQAIGRARQAQPGWAELDVRSRADFFARARRWLLSHRQEITDCIVEENGKAQEDAIAEIVYCASAFAYWARQAQRLLAQTKIRSSSPFVLGRSMYTRRVPLGVVGVIGPWNNPLLNTFGDVIPALAAGNAVVLKPSEHTPLTALLMERMARECGWPGNVFQVVTGAGATGQALVDTADFVMFTGSTKTGRLVAARAGERLIPCSLELGGKDALIVLADAPLERAVSVTIQGALSNGGQMCTSVERVYVEEPVYDAYVDLLRERFQQVTSGKPAGLGSVDVGAVTFPPQLSTVEDHVNDAVSKGARILAGGHTTPGPGRFFEPTLLVDVDHTMKCMREETFGPTLPVMKVADVEEAVRLVNDSSYGLQASIIGSNIKHARRLAERLEAGCVTINDAQTNYMALGLPMGGWKNSGLGVRHGAEGIRKYTKLQAISANRFPLRRDMHMIPYNPSAYRFILRLVDVMYGTRRGHRNK
- a CDS encoding SDR family oxidoreductase; the encoded protein is MGPVIEQEKVVLVTGAANGIGAAVAELAITRSHRVVLSDVDEVAVLDRARSLGPRAAACVLDIRSSEGWARAFEAAEAAFGGVDVLVNNAGITHTGVARDLRPQQHRDIVEVNLLGTITGVCTALERMTAQGHGHIINVCSMTSFLPLPGYATYCATKYGLRAFHHSVAIEERNGPLDFTIIHPPSTRTGMLDQEMADPSCAISFAERSYAPQEIARAVVDAIVTKPVEVVFPPLAGRVQRVAGVFPRLMRRVIPIAEARGRRQRERLLPQPGTDR
- a CDS encoding SMP-30/gluconolactonase/LRE family protein; the protein is MQRAAVLALSGLGVPESLRWHEGALWFSDLAHGTVHRWDGRGEPETVLKVPGRAGGLGWLPDGRLLVASMDEGRVYRLEADNALVEHADLRHLVGGPVNDMLVDLQGRAYVGNFGFDYHAFSRKHPNSLLYAPPGPPKAPIACLAPDGSLLGLTEPLLFPNGTLLTADGTALVVAETLAMRLTRLSVNADGTLADPRPWAALISPILWRLVNHPGLPGRITRRISALLDHPSLAKRSAAPVAPDGIAWDIDGETIWVANALRGECVRVAEGGRVLNRVATSQHTLSCLVAGHDGRTLFAATVPTDDPVRAAALNGGRIEMLRL
- a CDS encoding class II aldolase/adducin family protein, with product MTVTPAAPPHASIGAMPEGVHLPLPRHDLSIEEERRVRKQELAAAFRLFARFGFSEGVAGHITARDPENPSAFWVNPFGMSFSQIRVSDLILVDHNGRLLEGKRPVNNAAFCIHSEVHRARPDVVAAAHTHSLHGKAFSSLGVRLEPITQDACAFFEDHGVYSDYRGVVNDTEEGRRIGLALGSGKAVVLQNHGLLTVGASVAEAVWYFITMERSCQAQLLAMAAGTPKVIDADAARTVRAQISGALPGWFQFRPLWDQITAEQPDLFD
- a CDS encoding TetR/AcrR family transcriptional regulator, producing MAAKDRREELIAAAFRVMVRDGVTKATTRAIVNEAKMPLGVFHYCFKSREELLQEVLARFTDRSTEAARKAFQEGGDLSTRISKSLGAFWDGVELFPGEHQVSYELTHYALRQAGFEELARQQYQSYLEAHQGLLAEAAKNEGIRWTVPVQVLARYLNAVLDGLTLCWLVDRNSEDSREVLRLTGEHLLTFVGKKE